Proteins co-encoded in one Pongo pygmaeus isolate AG05252 chromosome 23, NHGRI_mPonPyg2-v2.0_pri, whole genome shotgun sequence genomic window:
- the NCF4 gene encoding neutrophil cytosol factor 4 isoform X1, protein MAVAQQLRAESDFEQLPDDVAISANIADIEEKRGFTSHFVFVIEVKTKGGSKYLIYRRYRQFHALQSKLEERFGPDSKSSALACTLPTLPAKVYVGVKQEIAEMRIPALNAYMKSLLSLPVWVLMDEDVRIFFYQSPYDSEQVPQALRRLRPRTRKVKSMSPQGNIVDRMAAPRAEALFDFTGNSKLELNFKAGDVIFLLSRINKDWLEGTVRGATGIFPLSFVKILKDFPEEDDPTNWLRCYYYEDTISTIKFVAWEGGACPAFLPSLPPPPLTSPSHGSLSHSKAPSGSQMSHNAVTNHQRLAWPGQPHSPFPHPMPHFQPDASLLQPVAPLGTSRWRKILAALPY, encoded by the exons ATGGCCGTGGCCCAGCAGCTGCGGGCCGAGAG TGACTTTGAACAGCTTCCAGATGACGTTGCCATCTCGGCCAACATTGCCGACATCGAGGAGAAGAGAGGCTTTACCAGCCACTTT GTTTTCGTCATCGAGGTAAAGACAAAAGGAGGATCCAAGTACCTCATCTACCGCCGCTACCGCCAGTTCCATGCTTTGCAGAGCAAGCTGGAGGAGCGCTTCGGGCCAGACAGCAAGAGCAGTGCCCTGGCTTGTACCCTGCCCACACTCCCAG CCAAAGTCTATGTGGGTGTGAAACAGGAGATCGCCGAGATGCGGATACCTGCCCTCAACGCCTACATGAAG AGCCTGCTCAGCCTGCCGGTCTGGGTGCTGATGGATGAGGACGTCCGGATCTTCTTTTACCAGTCGCCCTATGACTCAGAGCAGGTGCCCCAGGCACTCCGCCGGCTCCGCCCACGCACCCGGAAAGT CAAGAGCATGTCTCCACAAGGCAACATTGTTGACCGCATGGCAGCTCCGAGAGCAGAG GCTCTATTTGACTTCACTGGAAACAGCAAACTGGAGCTGAATTTCAAAGCAGGAGATGTGATCTTCCTCCTCAGTCGGATCAACAAAGACTGGCTGGAG GGCACTGTCCGGGGAGCCACAGgcatcttccctctctccttcgtGAAGATCCTCAAAGACTTCCCTGAGGAGGACGACCCCACCAACTGGCTGCGTTGCTACTACTACGAAGACACCATCAGCACCATCAAGTTTGTGGCCTGGGAGGGAGGGGCCTGTCCAGCCTTCTTGCCATccctaccaccaccacccctCACATCACCCTCTCATGGGTCCCTCTCCCACTCCAAAGCCCCCAGTGGCTCCCAGATGAGCCACAATGCTGTAACAAACCATCAGCGTCTAGCGTGGCCTGGCCAGCCTCattcccctttcccccaccccatgccccACTTCCAGCCTGATGCCTCCTTACTCCAGCCTGTCGCCCCCTTAGGGACATCGCGGTGGAGGAAGATCTTAGCAGCACTCCCCTATTGA